A portion of the Eretmochelys imbricata isolate rEreImb1 chromosome 27, rEreImb1.hap1, whole genome shotgun sequence genome contains these proteins:
- the TMEM98 gene encoding transmembrane protein 98, with product METVVIVAISVLATIFLASFVALVVVCRQRYCRPKDLLNHYDTKPIVDLIGAMETQSEPSELELDDVVITNPHIEAILENEDWIEDASGLVSHCIAILKICHTLTEKLVAMTMGSGARMKSPASLSDIIVVAKRISPRVDDVVRSMYPPLDPKLLDARTTALLLSVSHLVLVTRNACHLTSGMDWIDQSLSAAEEHMTVLREAALATEPERSIAGGAESFLQEQSAI from the exons ATGGAAACCGTGGTGATAGTTGCCATCAGCGTGCTCGCTACTATCTTCCTGGCGTCCTTCGTGGCGCTTGTGGTGGTTTGCAGGCAGCGCTACTGCCGGCCCAAGGATCTCCTGAACCATTACGATACCAA ACCGATCGTTGACCTTATTGGGGCGATGGAGACGCAGTCGGAGCCCTCGGAGCTGGAGCTGGATGACGTCGTGATAACAAACCCCCACATCGAGGCCATTCTAGAGAATGAGGACTGGATTGAAGATGCTTC GGGCCTGGTCTCTCACTGCATCGCCATCCTCAAG ATTTGTCACACTTTGACAGAGAAGCTCGTTGCAATGACAATGGGCTCTGGGGCCAGAATGAAATCCCCCGCGAGCCTGAGTGACATTATTGTGGTCGCAAAGCGGATCAGCCCCAG GGTGGATGATGTTGTGAGGTCAATGTACCCGCCTCTGGATCCCAAGCTTCTGGATGCACG GACAACAGCCCTGCTGCTGTCTGTCAGCCACCTTGTCCTGGTGACCAGGAACGCCTGCCACCTAACCAGTGGCATGGACTGGATCGACCAATCGCTGTCTGCCGCGGAGGAGCACATGACGGTGCTGCGCGAAGCTGCTCTGGCCACCGAGCCCGAGAGAAGCATCGCAGGGGGCGCAGAAAGCTTCCTGCAGGAGCAGTCGGCCATCTGA